The Bacteroidota bacterium genome window below encodes:
- a CDS encoding site-specific integrase, whose amino-acid sequence MKLNQNLSILFWLFKAKQSADGKMPIYVRLTIESRRAQFSLGRKIELEKWNTKAGLMEGKSEEARMINSYISTVRGSIERHYNMLLSTNKQVTAEMVANSYLGIKEDNKTILQAFDYHNQKFLE is encoded by the coding sequence ATGAAACTAAATCAAAACTTATCAATCCTATTTTGGCTGTTCAAAGCCAAGCAGTCTGCCGATGGCAAAATGCCAATATACGTTCGCCTTACAATCGAAAGTCGCAGGGCACAATTTTCATTAGGAAGAAAAATCGAACTTGAAAAATGGAACACCAAGGCCGGCTTAATGGAAGGCAAAAGTGAAGAAGCCCGGATGATCAACAGTTACATTTCAACCGTTCGTGGAAGTATTGAACGTCATTATAACATGCTGTTAAGTACTAATAAACAAGTTACTGCGGAAATGGTAGCCAATTCTTACCTGGGTATCAAAGAGGATAACAAGACGATCCTCCAGGCATTCGATTACCACAACCAAAAATTTCTAGAAA